In Oncorhynchus mykiss isolate Arlee chromosome 19, USDA_OmykA_1.1, whole genome shotgun sequence, the sequence attaaatgtagattttataTAGAttttatatagggtttatatagattttatattggttttatatagggtttatatagaTTTAATATAGGTTTTTGTATAgggttttatatatattatatatagaatatatataggtTTTATATAGGGTTTTATATAGGGTTTTATATAgggttttatatatattatatatagaatatatataggtTTATATAGGGTTTTATATAGGGTTTTATATAGGGTTTTATATAGGttttatatagggtttatatagggTTTTATATAAGGTTTTATATAGATTatatatagggtttatatagggGTTTATATAGATTTTATATAGGGTTTATTTAGGTTTATATAGGTTTTAAATAGTTTTTCGAAGGACACAGGTTTTTGTAATCTTGGCTGACTGTTTCATGATTTTGTTAGTCGGTTTACAAACATCAATAGTACATATAAAAAAAGCATGAATGGATAACATACAATTATAGATTAAATTAGGTTACAACATATAGGCCTACAAATACAATATTAGTTACAATGGATAGCGAAAACACAATCATCACAGGAAATGACTACAGATCAAACTCCACAACGAGTCCGAAGGGAACGAGGGTCTTTAAACTAGATATGTTTCAACACAGATCCCAAAATTACTGATTTGAGGAAAAACTGTAATAAAACTAACAGTCAAAATGTCTGTTTTGAGATTTGTGCACCTAACTTGAACTTTACATTTAAAGATTTCCTCTCAAGCAAAGTGTTCAAATAATTAATCCAGAATTAGTACCTGACATGATAGGTCTAGGACCGACGTTGTTGTGCATGATTCATGTGTGTTGAAATAGAAGGAACTGAATGCGTTTGTGTAGCTCGCTAGTATCTAGAAGCCCACAAATGTTGTATTTCAAAGCTATTATTTTATGCTGTAGTTAAGCATGTCTATAAGGTTCAACCGAACTGGACTTCCTAGAATGGTGCTCTTCTTCTGTTCTTTACCATATCACCTTTTTCCTCTAAAACCAGAGggtgtctgtcctcctgtctccctgtctgtctccctgtctgtctgtctccctgtctgtctgtctgtctccctgtctgtctgacagacagggagacagacagggagacaggaggacagacaccCTCTGGTTTTAGAGGAAAAAGGTGATATGGTAAAGAACAGAAGAAGAGCACCATTCTAGGAAGTCCAGTTCGGGGCCAtggtctctacaaggtgtcgaaagcgttccactgggatgctggtccatgttgactccagccagggcttcccacagttgtgtccagttggctagatgtcctttgggtggtggaccattcttgatacacacataaaaatgttgagcgtggaaaaacccagcagagttgcagttcttaacacactcaaaccggtgcgactggcacctactaccataccccattcaaaatcacttaaatcttttgtcttgtccattcaccctctgaatggcacacatacacaatccatgtctcacttgtctcaagtcttaaaaatccttctttaacctgtctcctccccttcatctacactgattgaagtgtattttaacaagtgacatcaataagggataatatCTTtgatctggattcacctggtcagtctatgacatggaaagagcaagtgttcctaatgttttttacaATTATACTGAGTTTCTTGCACTCAGTATAATTGTGTCCTTTACACACATTACTGCGTGTTTgtcctcctgtctccctgtctgtccgctggcgtctgtctgtgttgtctcctTTATgtcctgttagtgtgtgtgtttgtgtccgtcTCTTCTATCTACAGGTCTATAAAAGGACCACTTTCTATCCCCCACTTAGACAGTAAATACACTACAACTGAACTGATCAGTACTTGGATCAATTATTGATTGATAGATCtaacatatactgtataacatAACACATATATATGAACCTTAGATAGacatatagatagagagatagataccTACCATTGGCATGCTGTGTTGGTGTGCTGCCGTGCTGTAATTACACATTACTTGTGTTGTATAATGGATCTATTACATCAAATGAAagtttccaccccccccccccccccaacctcctGACTGGTATGTGTCCCTGCAGGATAAAGGGGGGAGGGCAGGCGTGGGGGGCCAACCAGGATGGAGTGGTTAACAGTCAGCCAGGGGCCCGTGTGGTGGACGAACGTGAACAGATGGCCATCAGTGGAGGGTTCATCCGCAGGTGAGGAGTTGGTGTGCACAATTGTGCACGTGTGCATATGGACTCCCTCTGCCACGCCGAAATCTACTGACAGTTTTATGGACCATCCAATGTGCGTTTCCAGGGTAACTGACGACGCCCGGGAGAATGAGATGGATGAGAACCTGGAGCAGGTGGGCGGGATCATCGGTAACCTGCGTCACATGGCCCTGGACATGGGCAACGAGATAGACACCCAGAACCGGCAGATCGACAGGATCATGGACAAGGTGCTGTCCCCGATCATAACGATGACAATCAATCACAATCAATACATTTTCAGTGTCAGAGATGGTCAGCCATGGGCTGAGTTGACAGTCTACAATTAAAGTCTTGATTTTGATTGATATTGCTTGTATAATTTCACATCATcccaaacctctccctctctcctcaggcTGATTCCAACAAGACCAGGATTGACGAGGCCAACCAGCGTGCCACAAAGATGTTGGGCTAAGCTGCAGCGACAACATGCTTTCATCATGGCCCTTCTCAGACccgcccccctcctcctcttcttcctgttgtAAAATGTTGTTCTGTTGTCTTCTATCTTTGGCTTTTATTAAAATGATAGTCCTGGTTAGTCATCTcgtcctctaccccccccccccccattctgtcTCTCCTAGTTGTTCCTCTaccctccattctgtctctcctaGTTGTTCCTCTaccctccattctgtctctcctcctagttgTTCGTCTACTTcccattctgtctctcttcctagTTGTTTGTCTACTTcccattctgtctctcctcctagttgTTCCTCTACcatccattctgtctctcttcctagTTGTTCGTCTACTTcccattctgtctctcttcctagTTGTTCGTCTACTTcccattctgtctctcctcctagttgTTCGTCTACTTcccattctgtctctcctcctagttgttcctctaccctccattctgtctctcctcctagttgTTCCTCTACcatccattctgtctctcttcctagTTGTTCCTCTACCatccattctgtctctcctcctagttgTTCGTCTACTTcccattctgtctctcctcctagttgTTCGTCTACTTcccattctgtctctcctcctagttgTTCGTCTACTTcccattctgtctctcctcctagttgttcctctaccctccattctgtctctcctcctagttgTTCGTCTACTTcccattctgtctctcctcctagttgTTCGTCTACTTcccattctgtctctcttcctagTTGTTCGTCTACTTCCCATTCTGTCTCTACTCCTAGTTGTTCCTCTaccctccattctgtctctcctcctagttgTTCGTCTACTTcccattctgtctctcttcctagTTGTTCGTCTACTTcccattctgtctctcttcctagTTGTTCGTCTACTTcccattctgtctctcctcctagttgTTCGTCTACTTcccattctgtctctcttcctagTTGTTCGTCTACTTcccattctgtctctcttcctagTTGTTCGCCTACTTcccattctgtctctcttcctagTTGTTCGTCTACTTcccattctgtctctcctcctaaAGTATATAGTGCTTCTTTGATGGCTTTAGCTCACCTGTGCAGTTCTCTGTTTCCGTCTTGCTCATCTTCTTTTATATAAACTGTATTCACATCATCACTCAGACTACCACGACTACGATTGCTTTACATGAGCAGGACAATGCTCCACTACATGCTGTTTCTTCAATGTGTTAGTGGTGTGACAGTGTTGTCCACGTGAGACACTCTGTagttaatgttgttgtttttgatgCTAAACgaaagtaaaacaaacatacaagtCAGAACTCCCTTATCCTAAAACACTGTCATCTTCCTCCCAGACACTCCCATAAGGTACAATGTGCAACTGTGCTGGGAACATAACCAGTGATACACCTCATTTTTCAGCCAGGCTCAGGCCTTCAATGCAACGTTACTTTGCATTATCATTGACCGAGATTAGCAGTAATGGTAATTTCTAAAGTCACGTGAGCCCGCGTCCCATgtggggaattgaacccacaacctagGGTTTAGCAGCCCCATGCTCAAACCAACTCACATCAACTCATCGTCAGGGGCAGAGTAtctaaacccctcctctcagacagACCTGGAGACGGGCGGCGGTAGGAGAACAACAACGAGCAGAATGCTTTGATCACGTAACCCAGGTGGGCTCCAATGCAGTAGCAGCCATTCATGGTTGGCTCATCAACCTCTGGTTATGTCCGGCTCAACCGCTCAGCGATCTTACTCCCTTTGATGCACTGTAGCCCTGCGTGTGTCCCGCAGCAGATagaacaacatcatcatcatctaaaaCAAGTAACATGGCCACCACAGCATACCCAGCAGTGTGTAGGACACTCCCAGCTGAGAGGATACCCTGCTTCCTGCCACTCTGCAATAGTGCCACTCTTTTGTTCACACATTTCCAGACtgttgtcattgtaaaataatgtGGGGAAAAATGCCAATAAAAAAACATGACTgtagaacaaaaaaaacaaaacacgtTATTTATTGAAAATGTAGATGGACTGTGTGGGAGTTGTATACATACTGCAAAACTAGACTGGAGCAACTAAAAGGACTGACATTACACACTCAGGCTCCACTccacaggaaggaaggagaggactgACATTACACACTCAGGCTACACTccacaggaaggaaggagaggactgACATTACACACTccacaggaaggaaggagaggactgACATTACACACAGGCTACACTccacaggaaggaaggagaggactgACATTACACACTccacaggaaggaaggagaggactgACATTACACACTCAGGCTACACTccacaggaaggaaggagaggactgACATTACACACAGGCTACACTccacaggaaggaaggagaggactgACATTACACACTCAGGCTACACTccacaggaaggaaggagaggactgACATTACACACAGGCTACACTCCacaggaagaaaggagaggactGACATTACACACTCCacatgaaggaaggagaggactGACATTACACACTCAGGCTACACTCCacatgaaggaaggagaggactGGCATTACACACTCAGGCTACACTCCacatgaaggaaggagaggactGGCATTACACACTCAGGCTACACTccacaggaaggaaggagaggactgACAGGCTACACTccacaggaaggaaggagaggactgACATTACACACAGGCTACACTCCacaggaagaaaggagaggactGACATTACACACTCAGGCTACACTCCacatgaaggaaggagaggactGACATTACACACTCCACAGAAATGAAGGAGAGGACTGACATTACACACAGGCTACACTccacaggaaggaaggagaggactgACATTACACACAGGCTACACTccacaggaaggaaggagaggactgACATTACACTGATGGATAACCTCTTTGGGCCCTGGGTTTAAGGTGGATTAGAGCTCATCACGTcactaagaacacacacacacaggtaatccCTGGACCTCGCATCAATAAGACAGACCAATATAAACAAACTGACCATTACAAAACACTAATTTTAATTATGCAAATGAACTTAATGACCTTGAGCTGACCAGTTTATAACCACCATGTTTGAAACAGGGTTAGCTGACCAGTTTTTAACCCCAACATATTTGAAACAGGGTGAGCTGACCAGTTTATAACCCCATGATTGAAACAGGGTTACTGACCAGTTTATAACCCCAATGATTGAAACAGGGTTACTGACCAGTTTATAACCCCCAACATGTTTGAAACAAGGTGAGCTGACCAGTTTATAACCACCATGATTGAAACAGGGTTAGCTTACCAGTTTATAACCACCATGATTGAAACAGGGTTAGCTTACCAGTGCCTCACCCTAACTTTAAGGGCAACCTCCACCCTGGAGCACATTCAACAGACCAAGGAAGGCAGAATCTTCTGAGATAAATGTGTTGTGTGGATGGGCCAACAGTGCCATCTAGCAGCCAGAAAAAAAGGTTTCGTCACATACACTGGATAGATAAAGTGaagatgtgttgttttacagggtcagttatAGTAGTACAGCACATTTAGGacgaagtgccttgctcaagggcacatttttcaccttgtcggctcaggaaTTCGAACCAGTGACTTTTAGCTCCtgagcccaacgctctaaccgctaggctacctgctactcTTACAGAGACTAGTAGTTCTGGTATGAGATGGGTGGTTGTTCATCCTGAAACAAAGGAAGCCTGTTGGATGAGATGACAACTTGTTTGGATGCGTGGTTCTTCATCCTGCAACAAGGGAAGCTTCTCAGATGAGATGACAACTTGCACCAAATATATACGGTAATGACAAACTACAAAATGTAGCTTTGATCAGAATCCACGTCTCTAGAGGAAGTAGTTGTGTTACAATCAGCCTGAGTCATTCACTtcctccgggatgctggccttccaggcagagttgcaaagaaaaagccatatctcagactagccaataacacaaaaagattaagatgggcaaaagaacgcAGACACTGgccagaggaactctgcctagaaggccagcatcccggagtcgcctcttcactgttgactttgagactggtgttttgcagataCTATTTAATGGAGGCTGCCAGTTGATAAATTGTGAGGtgtctttctcaaactagacactaatgtacttgtcctcttgctcagttgtgcaccagggcctcccactctttctattctggttagagaccgtttgagctgttctgtgaagggagtaatacacagtgttgtacgagatcttcagtttcttggcaatttctcgcatcgaatggccttcatttctcagaacaagaatagactgacgagtttcagaagaaagttctttgtttctggtcattttgagcctgtaatcgaacccacaaatgctggtgctccagatactcaactagtctaaaagaaagccagttttattgcttctttaaaatcagaacagttttcagctgtgctaacataattgcaaaagggttttctaatgataaattatccttttaaaatgataaacttgtattagctaacacaacgtgccattggaacacaggagtgatgataatgggcctctgttcgcCTATGTAGTTATTCCATCAAAAAAAATCTGccctttccagctacaatagtcatttacaacaatgtctacaccatttctgatcaattttatgttattaaCTGAACTCTGAATTgtctttctttcaaaaacaaggacatttatgactcaacttttgaacagtagtgtatatttaGATTTTAAAATGCAGTGATTCCACATCTGTAGctgaattgtttaaaaaaaataaagaaatcacATAGGGCCGGcttaaaatacacatttaaaaaataaaaagtgcaGAACATgaagcctgggtgccagtctgtttctgctagCATGTTTGGCATATGACAGCGAGTGGCATGACAGCAGACTGGGAGCCAGGCTACAGAACACGTACAATTAAATCAAGTTCCAAATGGGTCAAAACAGATTTCAGTCCTTCAAAATGATAAAATAAATCTCTAAAATCTaatctattaaaaaaaaaaaagaaagaacaaTGAGGCAAATAATTCTACTAAAAACAACCTTGTTACATTTAAGCTCTACCTTTTATTGGCATTCATTAGTGTGGCAGTAGGACAGGTGGGAAATAATTTAGCTTAGCCTTAGCTTAGTCAAATCATCGTTGTTGTCAGTTGAAGAAAAACCCCCCAAAAAGTTCAAGTCTGCGTTCTGAAGGGGTTAGACTGAATAAAGTCGAGCTTGTAGGTGAAATGAGTCCTGTAACTTATCATTACGTCGTGGAGCTAATCGTTGTTACATCGTGTAGTTTAAATCATTACATATTCTCATTTTTTTTAATGCAGGCTACAGCGTCTCCACTGTGATGAATAACTCACCTTAATTAACTACACATTTATTTCTAAATCAGGtaagtcatactgagaccaaatGTGTATTTTACAGAGGAGCCCTGAACtacagaaaatacaaaacaacgcgAACAGAAAGAAAAACATGGTCATAACAGAAACATTCCTCAGGAATAAAAAGGTCCTCAACAAAACAGCGTTATGCATTTCCAGAGGCTTCAAAACATCACATTTTCTAACATCTTGAAGATTGATCCACAAATACCGTGcaaaagaaataaaataaaataaattgacaGAAATCAGAAAGCTGTAGAGACCAAACGAATGCCCAGAGTTAACCATCCCCGAGACTGGGTTTAGTAACTCCGTAGGTCTTAAGGTTAGTAATTGTGTTTGGCACAGTGGGacttttctgtaaaaaaaaatgggaCTTTACAAATTAAAACATAGCAATGTATCAACCTACATGACATCAAAGAGgaccaaccaactttctggtagagaacgcagtgatgagtattaaacctGTCGCCCGTAATAAAGCAATGTGCTAAGATGAACTGCATCTAAGGGTTTTAGAGGATGTTGCCATAGTCTAGGACCGGTAGGAACGTCGACTGAACGATTTCTAACTATTTAGTGAAAGGCATGACCtacttattaaaaaatatattctcAGCTTAACTCGTCAATATGCTTTATAttgaaagacagattttcacttaTCCAGATTCCCCAATATTTGTAAGCAGAGACACAATCAATATGGGCACCATCCAAAGTACATATGATTTAAATCAATTATTTGCATGCACTCTATAGAAGAACATACAGTATACTTTGTTTGACCTACATTCAATACTAAATTTCAAGTCAATAAAGTTTACTGTAGTTCAGACACAGCCTCGTCAACCATGGGAGCAATAGCATACAAAACAACATAGGAGGTTAGGGAGTACCAAAGGTACTTGTAAACAAGTCCATATcgagtaccttcagaaagtattcataccccatgacttattccacattttgtgaaagactacattttttaaaatggattgaatataTTTTCCCCACAAATGTGAAGGTGAAAACATGGCGTTGGAAATGCAAGCAAATTTACTGAAAAATGATATACAAAAATATTAAAAATTACGTAAAATATTTCACAccccccgagtcaatactttgtattagtacctttggcagcaattacaactgTGAGTCGTTCTGTGTAAGTCCACCCCTGGATTGTTCAACATTTGCCTCAACACTCTTCAAGCTCTTGTCAAAATTGGTTGTTGAGCATTGCATGACAACCATTTTTCAGATCTTgtcagatttaagtcaaaacgaactcggccactcaggaattTTCACcgacttcttggtaagcaaccccagtgtatatttgaccttgtgttttaggtttttgtcctgctgaaaggtgaattcatctcccagtgtctgttggaaagcagactgaaccaggttgtcATAAAGGGttttgcttagctccattccgtatatttatttttttatcctgaaaaactcccgtccttaacaattacaagcatacccataacatgatacagccaccactatgcttggagagtggtactcagtaatgtgtcgCATTGAAAAACATGACAGaatgttaattgctttgccacatttttggaaGTATTTCTAGAGTgcattgttgcaaacaggatgcatgtttcggaatatttttttattctgtacagtatTCCTTCCTTTttactgtcatttaggttaatattgtggagtaactacaatgttgatccatcctcagttttctgctATTACAGCcactaaactctgtaactgttttaaagtcatcgtTGGCCTCACGGTGAAGTCCCAGAGCGgttctcttcctctctggcaactgagctAGGAAGGACACCTACCACTtcatagtgactgggtgtactgatacttcaccatgctcaaaggaatactcaaaatgtctgctttttttcccCATCCATCAATAGATCAACCTCCCTAGTCTTCGAagttgaatttgtgtttgaaattcactgctcgacaaagggaccttagagataattgtatgtgtggggtagagagagacgagGCAGTCATTCCAAAAAcaggttaaacactattattattgcacacaaagtgagtccatgGAAACTTTAGCACATTTTTccctcctgaacttatttagacttgccataacaaaaaggGGGTTGAATatgattgactcaagacatttcagcttttcaagtTTAATGAATGTAAAATTTTTACCAAAGCATAATTCCACTGAGCCAGTGTGAAAAagtctcaatttaatacattttttaaaatttcaggctataacacaaaatgtgtaaaaagtcaaggagcGGGACTTTGAAGGAACTGGATGGTAGCAGCAGTGATGCTTTCCTTGGCCATGTTCAGTTTCCCCCCAATTTTTTGTTACCCCTTTTTGTTGTATCCAATTattagttacagtcttgtctcatcgctgcaactcccgtacagactcaggagaggcgaaggtcgagagccgcactgcttcttgacacaacgcccaCATTACCCAGAAGTTACACagaagtcagccgcaccaatgtgtcggaggaaacaccgtacaccaggcgaccgtgtcagcatgcactgcgccaggcccgccacaggagtcgctagggCACGATGgtacaaggatatccctgccggctaaacactcccctaacccggacgacgcttggccaacgggtctcccggtcgcgacagaggcaggactcgaacccagaatatctagtggcacagctagcactgcagtaccttagaccactgcgccactcagtcTGCTTTTTTTCTATATACTTTTGTGTTGTTTGACCTTGTGCCTATTTAAGCTTGTCAATTGAGTGAAGTTCTTCCCACAGTCGGAGCAGTGGTATGGCTTCTCACCAGTATGTACTCTCTTGTGTACCTTTAGTCTTTGTACATTTACAAAACTCTTTCCGCATTCAGAACAGGCGTGAGGTTTCTCTCTCACGGTGTGAGTTTTCTGGTGCTTTCGACAGGTTCCCGCGAGCGTGAAACGCTTCTCACAGACAGGGCATTGATAAGGCTTATCGCCACTATGACTGCGCATGTGGCCTTTTAGCTCACAGCTCGACGAAAAACCTTTTCCACAAATAATGCAGTTGAAAGGCCACTTCCCTGTATGCGTTGATGATTGATGGTGTTTAAGGGAATCTACCCGGATGAAACATTGATCACAGTCGGGACACTGGTACGGTTTCTCTCCAGTATGTGTTCGCTGATGTATCTTCAAGCCACATGTATTGGAATACTGTTTTCCACACTCAGAGCAGACAAAAGGCTTTTCCCCAGTGTGCATTCGCTGGTGGACTATGAGTTGGTGTCGGTAACCAAAAcactttccacagtcagagcaaagGTAAGGTTTTTCTCCCCTGTGCGTTATACTCCGATGTTTTTGTAAGAGGTTG encodes:
- the LOC110510484 gene encoding synaptosomal-associated protein 25-B, with amino-acid sequence MADEADMRNELENLQAKADQIADESLESTRRMLAMVEESKDAGIRTLVMLDEQGEQLERIEEGMDQINKDMKDAEKNLNNLGSLCGLCSCPCNKIKGGGQAWGANQDGVVNSQPGARVVDEREQMAISGGFIRRVTDDARENEMDENLEQVGGIIGNLRHMALDMGNEIDTQNRQIDRIMDKADSNKTRIDEANQRATKMLG